A window of Mycolicibacterium fluoranthenivorans contains these coding sequences:
- a CDS encoding ABC transporter ATP-binding protein translates to MRLILELIRPYRWLVAGIFGVLLIQIVMGLAAPWPLKVVLDSVVGDHPLPGWLHGLLQPLLGGEGRMHIAGLAAIMVIVIAVIAALATYAANYLTETVGQRIGNDLRTRAYHHLQQLSLNYFDTHRVGPILSTLTDDVDTIQDFASASTLGIATDLLTILGMLVVMLWLQWDFTLVALAVAPLLLLFVSRIRKAVKAATHEVRRRESDIVAVAEEGLQSIRVVKAFDREDLQERQLALAGQQAVDAALNARRVKSVVSPIVAVVVSACTALVLWRGSALILAGAMTAGTLTVFISYLVSFFKPVQDLAKLTNTIAMASVGVDRVNELLTAETTVEEKPDAVEPSHIKGAIAFERVAFSYNAETPVLRDVTFEVAPGQLVGVVGHTGSGKSSLVSLIPRFYDPSVGTVRIDGVDLRDYKLHELRRQIAYVLQDTVLFRGTIRDNIAFGRPDADHDEIVEMAKLANAHEFISEMPQGYDSAVGDRGLTLSGGQRQRIGIARALIRDSPILILDEPTAALDTESEHLVMSALQRLMKDRTVITIAHRLSTIRDADKIVVLEEGRVVEEGTHNDLLTAGGRYADLHRIQFKDDTP, encoded by the coding sequence ATGAGACTGATCCTTGAGCTGATCCGCCCCTACCGGTGGCTGGTCGCCGGCATCTTCGGTGTGCTGCTGATTCAGATCGTGATGGGTCTGGCCGCGCCCTGGCCGCTGAAGGTGGTGCTCGACAGTGTGGTCGGCGACCACCCGCTGCCGGGCTGGCTGCACGGGCTGCTGCAGCCCCTGCTCGGTGGCGAGGGCCGGATGCACATCGCCGGCCTGGCCGCCATCATGGTCATCGTCATCGCGGTCATCGCCGCCCTGGCCACCTACGCCGCGAACTACCTGACCGAGACCGTCGGCCAGCGCATCGGCAACGATCTGCGTACCCGGGCTTACCACCATCTGCAGCAGCTGTCGCTGAACTACTTCGACACCCACCGCGTCGGGCCGATCCTGAGCACGCTCACCGATGACGTCGACACCATCCAGGATTTCGCGTCGGCCTCCACGCTCGGTATCGCGACCGATCTGCTGACCATCCTCGGCATGCTGGTCGTGATGCTGTGGCTGCAGTGGGATTTCACCCTCGTCGCGCTCGCGGTGGCGCCACTGCTGCTGCTGTTCGTCTCCCGGATTCGCAAGGCCGTGAAGGCGGCCACCCACGAGGTGCGCCGCCGCGAATCCGATATCGTCGCGGTCGCCGAGGAAGGCCTGCAGTCCATCCGCGTGGTCAAGGCGTTCGACCGGGAGGACCTCCAGGAGCGCCAGCTCGCCCTGGCCGGCCAACAGGCGGTGGACGCGGCCCTGAACGCCCGGCGGGTGAAATCGGTGGTGTCACCGATCGTCGCCGTCGTCGTGTCCGCCTGCACCGCACTGGTGTTGTGGCGCGGCTCGGCACTCATCCTCGCCGGGGCGATGACGGCGGGCACCCTGACCGTCTTCATCTCCTATCTGGTGTCGTTCTTCAAACCGGTTCAGGACCTCGCGAAGCTCACCAACACCATCGCGATGGCCTCGGTCGGGGTCGACCGGGTCAATGAACTGCTGACCGCCGAGACCACGGTGGAGGAGAAGCCGGACGCCGTCGAACCGTCCCATATCAAGGGCGCCATCGCCTTCGAGCGGGTGGCGTTCAGCTACAACGCCGAAACCCCGGTGCTGCGTGATGTCACTTTCGAGGTGGCGCCGGGCCAACTGGTGGGCGTCGTCGGACACACCGGCAGCGGGAAGTCCAGTCTGGTCAGCCTGATTCCCCGGTTCTACGACCCGAGCGTGGGCACCGTCCGGATCGACGGGGTGGACCTGCGTGACTACAAACTGCACGAACTGCGCCGCCAGATCGCCTACGTGCTGCAGGACACGGTGTTGTTCCGCGGGACGATCCGCGACAACATCGCCTTCGGCCGGCCCGACGCCGATCACGACGAGATCGTCGAGATGGCCAAACTGGCCAATGCCCACGAATTCATCTCCGAGATGCCGCAGGGCTATGACAGTGCGGTGGGGGATCGGGGACTGACCCTGTCCGGCGGACAGCGTCAGCGCATCGGCATCGCCCGCGCGCTGATCCGCGACAGTCCGATCCTCATCCTCGACGAACCGACCGCGGCGCTGGACACCGAGTCCGAGCACCTGGTGATGTCGGCGCTGCAGCGTTTGATGAAGGATCGTACGGTGATCACGATCGCTCACCGGCTCAGCACCATTCGCGATGCGGACAAGATCGTCGTGCTGGAAGAGGGCCGTGTGGTCGAAGAGGGCACGCACAATGACCTGCTCACCGCCGGTGGCAGATACGCCGACTTGCACCGCATCCAATTCAAGGACGACACACCGTGA
- a CDS encoding phospholipase D-like domain-containing protein, whose translation MTRSLIILPDDSAKPVLDAIHAATKSVRIKMFAFSHRPLLEAVVAAHRRGVDVKVMLNPERRDGETDNDAAREMLQQFGIEVRESNPAFDLTHEKSMVVDDEHAFVESLNWTEENFTLTRDYAVVTPSAYEVAEIIDCFEADWAREDFDPGTGAHLIWCPSNGRHRIADFIDQAKHTLFLQNERYQDPVIIERLVRAAHRGVKVHVMARAAHHLKDGKLVEGVSGMRILDDVGIKIHRLKHMKLHAKMILADHERAVVGSINFSPGSFDHRRELAIEVTDHEITQRLNEVAHHDWKHSERMDLSDAGLIADLTGRGRDPRDINQLALHEPDA comes from the coding sequence GTGACGCGTTCGCTGATCATCCTGCCCGACGACTCCGCGAAGCCGGTGCTCGACGCGATCCACGCGGCCACCAAGTCGGTGCGCATCAAGATGTTCGCCTTCAGCCACCGGCCGCTGTTGGAGGCGGTGGTGGCCGCGCACCGGCGCGGTGTGGACGTGAAGGTGATGCTCAATCCCGAACGGCGCGACGGCGAAACCGACAACGACGCCGCTCGGGAGATGTTGCAGCAGTTCGGGATCGAGGTACGCGAGAGCAACCCCGCCTTCGACCTGACGCACGAGAAATCGATGGTCGTCGACGATGAGCACGCCTTCGTCGAGTCGCTGAACTGGACCGAGGAGAACTTCACCCTCACCCGCGACTACGCCGTCGTCACGCCCAGCGCCTACGAGGTCGCCGAGATCATCGACTGCTTCGAAGCCGACTGGGCACGCGAGGATTTCGATCCCGGCACCGGCGCCCACCTGATCTGGTGCCCGTCTAACGGCAGGCATCGGATCGCCGACTTCATCGACCAGGCCAAGCACACCCTGTTCCTGCAGAACGAGCGCTACCAGGACCCGGTGATCATCGAGCGTCTCGTCCGGGCCGCGCACCGCGGGGTGAAGGTGCACGTCATGGCGCGCGCGGCACATCATCTCAAGGACGGCAAGCTCGTCGAGGGGGTCAGCGGTATGCGCATCCTCGACGATGTCGGCATCAAGATCCACCGGCTCAAACACATGAAACTGCACGCCAAGATGATTCTCGCCGACCACGAGCGGGCGGTCGTCGGCTCGATCAACTTCTCACCGGGCAGCTTCGACCACCGTCGCGAGCTGGCGATCGAGGTGACCGACCACGAGATCACCCAGCGGTTGAACGAAGTGGCCCATCACGATTGGAAGCACTCCGAGCGGATGGACCTGTCCGATGCCGGATTGATCGCCGACCTCACCGGCCGGGGCCGGGACCCGCGCGACATCAACCAGCTCGCCCTGCACGAGCCGGACGCCTGA
- a CDS encoding SLC13 family permease, which translates to MALVAAVIVVLTLVAMTTGRTPAVLALICALVAAGLLGIATPAELFAGLSNAGVITVAAMLVIAKGVLHTGVVSRVTYRLLDGVRSAGQALRRLIPPVGFVSALINTTPIVAMLIPAAAELQQRSGVPARGVLLPIAHATTLAGSATLIGTSSNLLIAALAEPAGVHLSMFSFVPIAVPVALVGWVVLLVTAPLMLRGEAPAETPDLSWRAEIPLAAGANAVGRTAAALGIHTTAEYALLGIRRQGQRIDGDAVLETDDIMLYRATEAGVRMLWGSPRFHQSPQPLYLVAVATNEEHKTVRDLEEDVDEVGEGTAIVVIAAQTDERLSRAPARPGGLCLVTAASVRTLDRHPLVALWQKATDKAPQTGKTWIALAILVAVIVSGSFGLAPIEIAAVAGAAMMVLTGVLTPHSAVRALNWNILAIIAGSIGLGTIVVRSGLGDHISSAIIALSGSNTALVVLVLALGTTCVTNIVTNAAAAAILTPVVLTIAASTGLDPALLLILVGTCISFTFLNPFSHQSNLMVMRPGGYTTATFVRFGIPLTVASLAAAFGVGWLLLT; encoded by the coding sequence ATGGCACTCGTCGCGGCGGTCATCGTCGTTCTCACCCTGGTGGCGATGACGACCGGACGCACCCCGGCGGTGCTGGCGCTCATCTGCGCGCTGGTCGCCGCGGGCCTGCTCGGGATCGCCACTCCCGCTGAGCTGTTCGCCGGACTGAGCAACGCCGGTGTCATCACCGTGGCCGCGATGCTGGTGATCGCCAAGGGTGTGCTGCACACCGGGGTGGTGTCACGGGTGACGTATCGACTGCTCGACGGCGTCCGCTCGGCCGGTCAGGCGCTGCGCCGGCTCATTCCCCCGGTCGGGTTCGTCTCCGCCCTGATCAACACCACGCCGATCGTCGCGATGCTCATCCCGGCCGCCGCCGAGCTGCAGCAGCGGTCCGGAGTCCCTGCCCGCGGGGTACTGCTGCCGATCGCACACGCCACCACGCTGGCAGGTTCGGCCACGCTGATCGGCACCAGTTCGAACCTGCTGATCGCCGCACTGGCCGAGCCCGCGGGCGTGCACCTGTCGATGTTCTCGTTCGTGCCGATCGCGGTACCGGTGGCGCTGGTGGGTTGGGTGGTCCTGCTGGTGACCGCACCGCTGATGCTGCGCGGCGAGGCGCCCGCCGAGACACCGGACCTGTCCTGGCGCGCCGAGATCCCGCTGGCCGCCGGCGCCAACGCCGTCGGCCGCACCGCCGCGGCGCTGGGGATCCACACCACGGCGGAGTACGCACTTCTCGGTATCCGGCGCCAGGGGCAGCGCATCGACGGCGATGCCGTCCTGGAGACCGACGACATCATGCTCTACCGGGCCACCGAGGCCGGGGTTCGGATGCTGTGGGGCAGCCCGCGTTTCCACCAGTCACCGCAACCGCTGTACCTGGTCGCGGTGGCCACCAACGAAGAGCACAAGACGGTGCGCGACCTCGAGGAGGACGTCGACGAGGTCGGTGAGGGCACCGCCATCGTGGTGATCGCCGCCCAGACCGACGAGCGGCTCAGCCGGGCCCCCGCGCGGCCGGGCGGACTGTGCCTGGTGACCGCGGCATCGGTGCGCACCCTGGACCGTCATCCACTGGTGGCGCTGTGGCAGAAGGCCACCGACAAAGCACCGCAGACCGGCAAGACATGGATCGCCCTGGCGATCCTGGTCGCGGTGATCGTGAGCGGTTCCTTCGGGTTGGCGCCCATCGAGATCGCCGCTGTCGCGGGCGCGGCGATGATGGTGCTCACCGGGGTGCTCACCCCGCACTCCGCGGTGCGTGCGCTCAACTGGAACATCCTGGCCATCATCGCCGGCTCCATCGGGCTGGGCACGATCGTGGTGAGAAGCGGTCTGGGCGACCATATTTCGTCGGCGATCATCGCCCTGTCGGGATCCAATACGGCGCTGGTGGTGCTGGTGCTCGCGCTGGGCACCACGTGTGTGACGAATATCGTCACCAATGCCGCCGCCGCGGCGATCCTGACCCCCGTCGTGCTGACGATCGCGGCCAGTACGGGCCTGGACCCCGCGCTGTTGCTGATCCTGGTCGGCACCTGTATCTCGTTCACGTTCCTGAACCCGTTCAGCCATCAGTCGAATCTGATGGTGATGCGCCCGGGCGGGTATACGACGGCGACGTTCGTGCGGTTCGGCATCCCGCTGACGGTGGCGTCGCTGGCCGCCGCATTCGGCGTCGGGTGGTTGCTGTTGACCTGA
- the gap gene encoding type I glyceraldehyde-3-phosphate dehydrogenase, with protein MTIRVGVNGFGRIGRNFFRALDAQKTAGKNTDIEIIAVNDLTSNATLAHLLKFDSILGRLPYDVTLEGEDTIVVGDTKIKALEVKEGPAALPWGDLGVDIVVESTGIFTKRDKAQGHLDAGAKKVIISAPATDEDITIVLGVNDDKYDGSQNIISNASCTTNCLGPLAKVLNDEFGIVKGLMTTIHAYTQDQNLQDGPHSDLRRARAAAINIVPTSTGAAKAIGLVLPELKGKLDGYALRVPIPTGSVTDLTAELKKSATADEINAAMKAAAEGKLKGILKYYDAPIVSSDIVTDPHSSLFDSGLTKVIDNQAKVVSWYDNEWGYSNRLVDLVALVGKSL; from the coding sequence GTGACCATTCGGGTAGGCGTCAACGGCTTCGGCCGCATCGGGCGCAATTTCTTCCGCGCACTGGACGCGCAGAAGACTGCGGGCAAGAACACCGACATCGAGATCATCGCGGTCAACGACCTGACCTCGAACGCCACCCTGGCGCATCTGCTCAAGTTCGACTCGATCCTGGGCCGACTGCCCTACGACGTCACCCTCGAGGGTGAGGACACCATCGTCGTCGGCGACACCAAGATCAAGGCCCTCGAGGTCAAGGAGGGCCCGGCGGCCCTGCCCTGGGGCGACCTGGGCGTCGACATCGTCGTGGAGTCGACCGGCATCTTCACCAAGCGCGACAAGGCCCAGGGCCACCTGGATGCGGGCGCCAAGAAGGTCATCATCTCCGCGCCGGCCACCGATGAGGACATCACCATCGTGCTGGGCGTCAACGACGACAAGTACGACGGCAGCCAGAACATCATCTCCAACGCCTCGTGCACCACGAACTGCCTCGGCCCACTGGCCAAGGTCCTCAACGACGAGTTCGGCATCGTCAAGGGCCTGATGACCACCATCCACGCGTACACCCAGGATCAGAACCTGCAGGACGGCCCGCACAGCGATCTGCGCCGCGCCCGTGCCGCCGCGATCAACATCGTGCCGACCTCGACCGGTGCCGCCAAGGCCATCGGCCTGGTGCTCCCGGAGCTCAAGGGCAAGCTGGACGGGTACGCGCTGCGGGTGCCGATCCCCACGGGTTCAGTCACCGACCTCACCGCCGAGCTGAAGAAGTCGGCCACCGCCGACGAGATCAACGCCGCCATGAAGGCCGCCGCCGAGGGCAAGCTCAAGGGCATCCTCAAGTACTACGACGCACCGATCGTCTCCAGTGACATCGTCACCGATCCGCACAGCTCGCTGTTCGACTCGGGTCTGACCAAGGTCATCGACAACCAGGCCAAGGTCGTCTCCTGGTACGACAACGAGTGGGGCTACTCCAACCGCCTCGTGGATCTGGTGGCGCTGGTCGGTAAGTCGCTGTAA
- a CDS encoding phosphoglycerate kinase, translated as MVATLSDLLKEGVEGRGVLVRSDLNVPLDDNGVITDPGRIIASVPTLKALADAGAKVVVTAHLGRPKGAPEAKFSLAPVAAALGERLGRHVQLAGDVVGSDALARAEGLTDGDVLLLENIRFDARETSKDDAERLALAKALAGLVEGADGTPGAFVSDGFGVVHRKQASVYDVATLLPHYAGTLVATEVKVLQQLTSAGERPYAVVLGGSKVSDKLAVIENLATKADSIVIGGGMCYTFLAAQGLSVGNSLCQVEMLDTCRDLLEKYGDVIHLPVDIEVADGFAADSPHETVAADQIPEGKMGLDIGPESVKRFTALLSNAKTVFWNGPMGVFEFPEFAAGTKGVAEAIIGATAKGAFSVVGGGDSAAAVRQLGLPEDGFSHISTGGGASLEYLEGKTLPGIDILK; from the coding sequence GTGGTTGCCACGCTTTCTGATCTGCTCAAAGAGGGTGTCGAAGGTCGGGGCGTCCTGGTGCGCTCCGACCTGAACGTCCCCCTCGACGACAACGGGGTCATCACCGATCCGGGGCGCATCATCGCCTCGGTGCCGACGCTGAAGGCACTGGCCGACGCCGGCGCCAAGGTGGTCGTGACCGCGCACCTGGGTCGCCCGAAGGGTGCGCCGGAGGCGAAGTTCTCGCTGGCCCCGGTGGCCGCGGCGCTGGGGGAGCGGCTGGGCCGCCACGTCCAGCTCGCCGGCGATGTGGTCGGTTCTGACGCCCTGGCGCGTGCCGAAGGTTTGACCGACGGTGACGTGCTGCTGCTGGAGAACATCCGCTTCGACGCGCGGGAGACCAGCAAGGACGACGCCGAGCGGCTCGCGCTGGCCAAGGCCCTGGCCGGCCTGGTCGAGGGTGCCGACGGCACGCCGGGGGCGTTCGTCTCCGACGGTTTCGGTGTGGTGCACCGCAAGCAGGCCTCCGTGTACGACGTCGCGACCTTGCTGCCGCATTACGCGGGCACGCTGGTGGCCACCGAGGTCAAGGTGCTGCAGCAGCTGACCAGCGCAGGCGAGCGGCCCTATGCGGTGGTGCTCGGTGGTTCCAAGGTGTCCGACAAGCTCGCGGTCATCGAGAACCTCGCCACCAAGGCCGACAGCATCGTCATCGGTGGCGGCATGTGCTACACCTTCCTTGCCGCGCAGGGGCTTTCGGTGGGCAACTCGCTGTGCCAGGTCGAGATGTTGGATACCTGTAGGGACCTGCTCGAAAAATACGGTGATGTGATCCACCTGCCGGTGGACATCGAGGTGGCCGACGGGTTCGCCGCGGACTCGCCGCACGAGACGGTGGCGGCCGACCAGATCCCGGAAGGCAAGATGGGCCTGGACATCGGCCCGGAGTCGGTGAAGCGGTTCACGGCGCTGCTGTCGAACGCCAAGACGGTGTTCTGGAACGGCCCGATGGGTGTGTTCGAGTTCCCGGAGTTCGCCGCGGGCACCAAGGGGGTCGCCGAGGCGATCATCGGTGCCACCGCCAAGGGCGCGTTCAGCGTCGTCGGCGGCGGCGACTCGGCGGCCGCGGTGCGTCAGCTCGGCCTGCCCGAGGACGGTTTCTCGCACATCTCGACCGGCGGCGGCGCGTCGCTGGAATACCTCGAGGGCAAAACCCTGCCCGGCATCGATATCCTGAAATAG
- the tpiA gene encoding triose-phosphate isomerase produces MARKPLIAGNWKMNLNHFEAIALVQKIAFALPDKYFDKVDVTVIPPFTDLRSVQTLVDGDKLRLTYGAQDVSQHDSGAYTGEISGAFLAKLGVTFAVVGHSERRTYHAESDEVVAAKAKAALKHGLTPIVCIGEQLDVREAGNHVEFNVNSLRGSLAGLSAEQISQVVIAYEPVWAIGTGRVASAADAQEVCKAIRDELVALASPEIAAGVRVLYGGSVNAKNVGEIVGQPDVDGALVGGASLDGEQFATLSAIAAGGPLP; encoded by the coding sequence ATGGCACGTAAGCCGCTGATCGCCGGCAACTGGAAGATGAACCTCAATCATTTCGAGGCCATCGCGCTGGTGCAGAAGATCGCCTTCGCCTTGCCGGACAAGTATTTCGACAAGGTGGATGTGACCGTCATCCCGCCGTTCACGGATCTGCGCAGTGTGCAGACCCTGGTCGACGGGGACAAGCTGCGGCTCACCTACGGTGCCCAGGACGTGTCCCAGCACGATTCCGGTGCCTACACCGGTGAGATCAGCGGTGCGTTCCTGGCCAAGCTGGGGGTCACCTTCGCCGTCGTCGGGCATTCGGAGCGGCGCACCTACCATGCCGAGTCCGACGAGGTGGTGGCCGCCAAGGCCAAGGCCGCACTCAAGCACGGGCTCACCCCGATCGTCTGTATCGGGGAACAGCTCGATGTGCGCGAGGCGGGCAACCACGTCGAGTTCAACGTGAACTCGTTGCGGGGCTCGCTGGCGGGGCTGTCGGCCGAGCAGATCAGCCAGGTGGTGATCGCCTACGAGCCCGTGTGGGCGATCGGCACCGGGCGGGTCGCCAGTGCCGCCGACGCGCAGGAAGTGTGCAAGGCCATCCGCGACGAGCTGGTGGCGCTGGCATCACCGGAGATCGCCGCCGGGGTGCGGGTGCTCTACGGCGGTTCGGTCAACGCCAAGAACGTCGGTGAGATCGTCGGCCAGCCCGATGTGGACGGTGCGCTGGTCGGTGGTGCGTCGCTGGACGGCGAGCAGTTCGCCACGCTGTCCGCGATTGCGGCGGGCGGGCCCCTGCCGTGA
- the secG gene encoding preprotein translocase subunit SecG, producing the protein MELALQITLVVTSVLVVLLVLLHRAKGGGLSTLFGGGVQSSLSGSTVVEKNLDRLTYFIVGIWVVSIIGMALRIKYNV; encoded by the coding sequence ATGGAACTCGCTCTGCAGATCACCCTCGTCGTCACCAGCGTTCTGGTGGTGCTGTTGGTGCTCCTGCATCGCGCCAAGGGTGGCGGCCTGTCGACCCTGTTCGGTGGCGGCGTGCAGTCGAGCCTCTCCGGCTCGACGGTGGTGGAGAAGAACCTCGACCGGCTGACCTATTTCATCGTCGGTATCTGGGTGGTGTCCATCATCGGGATGGCGCTGCGCATCAAGTACAACGTCTGA
- a CDS encoding LysE family translocator, whose amino-acid sequence MNVMSFAAAAVIVVLLPGPDTLVVVRGMVRGGTRGGVLTALGVLCGLTVWVAAAAFGLAALLRASEVGYEALKIAGACYLVWLGVQSLRSLRRTTAERAGPPTGPDTTGLGLLRPGFLSGFLTDILNPKVGVFFVSFLPGFVPAGYPVGWTTLALGGLFIVLTACYCAGLVVASGTIASWMQTPRIRRRLDTLTGLVLVGFGVRLATES is encoded by the coding sequence ATGAACGTGATGTCCTTCGCCGCCGCGGCGGTGATCGTGGTGCTGTTGCCGGGCCCGGACACCCTGGTCGTGGTCCGCGGCATGGTGCGCGGGGGCACCAGGGGCGGGGTGCTCACGGCACTGGGCGTGCTGTGCGGCCTGACGGTGTGGGTTGCCGCGGCGGCGTTCGGGCTGGCGGCGCTGCTGCGGGCCAGCGAGGTCGGTTACGAAGCGCTCAAGATCGCCGGCGCCTGCTATCTGGTGTGGCTGGGCGTGCAGTCGTTGCGCTCGCTGCGGCGGACCACCGCGGAGCGTGCGGGCCCGCCGACCGGACCGGACACCACCGGGCTCGGCCTGCTGCGACCCGGATTCCTGTCCGGATTTCTCACCGACATCCTCAACCCGAAGGTCGGGGTGTTCTTCGTGAGCTTCCTGCCCGGCTTCGTACCGGCGGGCTACCCGGTCGGCTGGACGACGCTCGCCCTCGGCGGCCTCTTCATCGTGCTGACCGCCTGCTACTGCGCGGGCTTGGTGGTTGCGTCGGGCACCATCGCGAGCTGGATGCAGACCCCGCGGATACGCCGCCGGCTGGACACCCTGACCGGATTGGTCCTGGTGGGCTTCGGCGTGCGCCTGGCCACGGAAAGCTAG